CCGCAGGCCAGCAGCGCGCGGAGCAGCGCCGCCCGCTGGCCCGTCGCGTCGGCGAAGCCGAGAATCAACACGGCCCGCGCCGCGAGCAGGCGGGGCCCGGCGGCTTGCAGCGCCTCGAAGGCGCGGGCGATCGCGGTCTCGCGCCGAGCCAGGCCATGGCCGCCGAGCTCGGCCTCGACCCGCGTGGCGACGCGCGCCAGCGCCATCACACGGCGGGTGTCGTCGAGCTCGGCGCCGGCCAGCACTGCAGGCAGCGACGCCGCGAGCCCGTCGCTCAAGCCAGCGCTCAGGAGATCGCTGACCGTCTCGGCCGCCAGCAAATGCCCGCGCTCCAGCGCGCCGAGCGTCAGGGCCAAGGCCTGGTCGGCGCCCACCTCTCGCTGCACCAGCGCGGCAAAGAGCCCTTGATCCCCGCGCAAGGCGATACCGGCGCGGCGCAGCAGCATGTCGGCGAGCATCGGCAGCGTCTGCACGACGACGCCGACGAGCGCGGGTCCGAGCTGCGCGACGAGGCGCGCGCTGAGCTGCTCCCGCAGCGCCGTCGACGAAACGATGATGCGCACCGGCGCCCCCGCGAGGCGGGCCACGTCCGCGCGGCCGCCGCCCTGCAGCGCGCGCAGCGTGGCGATCAGCTCGGCCTCGCTCTCGCGCACGCCCGCGGTCAACCTGATACCTGCCGGCATCGCGCCTCGCACGTTACTCACCACCCGCTCGCGAGGCGCCGCGCTCGACGCTCGGCGCGATCTGCAGGCGCAGCGGCCCGGTCGTCTCGCCGGCTCGAATCGCGATCCCGTGCTCGCGCAGCAGCGTCCGGCCGCGAAGGACGACCTCCAGCAAATAGATCCCCTCGGGGAGCGCCTCGAGGGCGAAGCGCCCTTGGGCATCGGTCGTGGCCTCGGCGCCACCGCCGAGCCTCACCGTCGCCTCAGCGATCGCGCCCCCGAGGCTGCTCTGCAGCTCACCGCGCAGCGCGCCGGCCGGTCGCAGCTCGACGCGCAAGGCGGCGTTCGCGCCCTCTCGCGGCCCCGCCACAGCGATCTGCACCGTGGTGGGCATGTAGCCCGGGGCACGCACGAGCAGCCGACGCCGGCCCGGCGCCAAGCGCAAGACGAAGCTGCCATCACGGCGCCGCGGGGGCTTCGCCGCCGTGCCATCGCTCACATCGACGCTGAAGCGCGGGACCGGCGCACCCGTGCGCCAGTCCCGCACCTCACCGCGAACGACGACGAGGGGCAGCTCGGCGGGCGACGCCTCCAGGTCTGCCATCGGCACCTCGCCGCCGAGCGGCGCCGGCACCTCGGCGCCGAGCGCCGC
Above is a window of Pseudomonadota bacterium DNA encoding:
- a CDS encoding carboxypeptidase regulatory-like domain-containing protein codes for the protein MALVVAPSACDGCWRRRAARGRVDGGDSQGLRLRDGAAPASDAWRRGAEGGAAGDAAPGERRRPALVAAGELGVLPGPVPLIPPPSAALGAEVPAPLGGEVPMADLEASPAELPLVVVRGEVRDWRTGAPVPRFSVDVSDGTAAKPPRRRDGSFVLRLAPGRRRLLVRAPGYMPTTVQIAVAGPREGANAALRVELRPAGALRGELQSSLGGAIAEATVRLGGGAEATTDAQGRFALEALPEGIYLLEVVLRGRTLLREHGIAIRAGETTGPLRLQIAPSVERGASRAGGE